One window of the Rosa rugosa chromosome 3, drRosRugo1.1, whole genome shotgun sequence genome contains the following:
- the LOC133739177 gene encoding uncharacterized protein LOC133739177 isoform X2: protein MQFLRWLSKVTQGQAREETSAPTNKKKEISDQEAKQNYIIVFKSGGVSVYRKTKGFEESKLARKKFRPFAFLCRKDIAQACFHSTIHLRRLDSINRRQQKQCWTRSMKMKKEDIARGLENSNKVDAANVGSKVLPVSDSTLSTSTNKNHDQCGASEKKERIKGDKTKTLSRMKELIRWAAAAKSAGKGGKYIGRKVLQFRNRGTLKPVPDDDQLSNDSPKISFRWELESCSTTSSAYSAISVASSLKNDQIMNIQSLNSTKLQDSDHWQPKNGNWITSDSDFVVLEL, encoded by the exons ATGCAG TTTCTTCGATGGCTTTCTAAAGTTACACAAGGACAAGCAAGAGAGGAGACTTCTGCTCCTAccaacaagaaaaaagaaattagtg ATCAAGAAGCTAAACAGAACTACATAATTGTCTTTAAGAGTGGGGGTGTTAGTGTCTATCGAAAAACAAAAGGATTTGAAGAAAGCAAACTCGCTCGTAAGAAGTTCAGGCCATTTGCCTTTCTTTGTAGAAAGGATATAGCACAGGCTTGCTTTCATAGTACTATTCATTTGAGGAGACTTGATAGCATAAATAGGAGGCAGCAAAAGCAGTGTTGGACTCGatccatgaagatgaagaaagaagATATTGCTAGAGGTTTGGAAAATAGTAACAAGGTGGATGCAGCTAATGTAGGCAGCAAGGTTTTACCAGTAAGTGACTCGACGTTATCAACCTCTACTAACAAAAACCATGACCAATGTGGAGcatcagaaaagaaagaaaggattAAGGGGGACAAGACTAAAACATTATCAAGAATGAAGGAGCTAATAAGATGGGCTGCTGCAGCAAAATCAGCTGGAAAGGGTGGAAAATACATTGGCCGAAAG GTTCTGCAATTTCGCAATCGTGGAACTCTAAAACCAGTACCAGATGATGATCAGTTAAGCAATGACTCCCCAAAGATCAGCTTTAGATGGGAATTGGAAAGCTGCTCCACCACTTCCTCTGCCTACTCGGCAATTTCAGTAGCATCTTCATTGAAGAATGATCAAATTATGAACATTCAATCTTTGAATTCAACGAAGCTTCAGGACTCAGATCACTGGCAACCCAAGAATGGGAATTGGATCACCTCAGACTCAGACT TTGTTGTGCTAGAGCTATGA
- the LOC133739177 gene encoding uncharacterized protein LOC133739177 isoform X1: MQQFLRWLSKVTQGQAREETSAPTNKKKEISDQEAKQNYIIVFKSGGVSVYRKTKGFEESKLARKKFRPFAFLCRKDIAQACFHSTIHLRRLDSINRRQQKQCWTRSMKMKKEDIARGLENSNKVDAANVGSKVLPVSDSTLSTSTNKNHDQCGASEKKERIKGDKTKTLSRMKELIRWAAAAKSAGKGGKYIGRKVLQFRNRGTLKPVPDDDQLSNDSPKISFRWELESCSTTSSAYSAISVASSLKNDQIMNIQSLNSTKLQDSDHWQPKNGNWITSDSDFVVLEL; the protein is encoded by the exons ATGCAG CAGTTTCTTCGATGGCTTTCTAAAGTTACACAAGGACAAGCAAGAGAGGAGACTTCTGCTCCTAccaacaagaaaaaagaaattagtg ATCAAGAAGCTAAACAGAACTACATAATTGTCTTTAAGAGTGGGGGTGTTAGTGTCTATCGAAAAACAAAAGGATTTGAAGAAAGCAAACTCGCTCGTAAGAAGTTCAGGCCATTTGCCTTTCTTTGTAGAAAGGATATAGCACAGGCTTGCTTTCATAGTACTATTCATTTGAGGAGACTTGATAGCATAAATAGGAGGCAGCAAAAGCAGTGTTGGACTCGatccatgaagatgaagaaagaagATATTGCTAGAGGTTTGGAAAATAGTAACAAGGTGGATGCAGCTAATGTAGGCAGCAAGGTTTTACCAGTAAGTGACTCGACGTTATCAACCTCTACTAACAAAAACCATGACCAATGTGGAGcatcagaaaagaaagaaaggattAAGGGGGACAAGACTAAAACATTATCAAGAATGAAGGAGCTAATAAGATGGGCTGCTGCAGCAAAATCAGCTGGAAAGGGTGGAAAATACATTGGCCGAAAG GTTCTGCAATTTCGCAATCGTGGAACTCTAAAACCAGTACCAGATGATGATCAGTTAAGCAATGACTCCCCAAAGATCAGCTTTAGATGGGAATTGGAAAGCTGCTCCACCACTTCCTCTGCCTACTCGGCAATTTCAGTAGCATCTTCATTGAAGAATGATCAAATTATGAACATTCAATCTTTGAATTCAACGAAGCTTCAGGACTCAGATCACTGGCAACCCAAGAATGGGAATTGGATCACCTCAGACTCAGACT TTGTTGTGCTAGAGCTATGA
- the LOC133735754 gene encoding uncharacterized protein LOC133735754 isoform X2, with protein sequence MAGVKRRIDTGSDIRALYKELDAVSCPICMDHPHNAVLLLCSSHDKGCRSYICDTSYRHSNCLDRFKKLRENNTKSPTLVSSLPTNHHGSHNNSDMASGTDLNEANESPNLIESNAVISANSPGQPQEHVIQDLNMPLLPEELLGLADSESVQERVEHSELDVENSSESNLSLKCPLCRGDILGWEVVEDCRKYLNLKKRSCSREGCSFSGNYQELRRHARRVHPTTRPSDVDPSRERAWRHLEHQREFGDVVSAIHSAMPGAVVVGDYVIENGDRLGGGGESGTGEANGPWWTTMFLFQMIGSVDRAGEPRARARAWTRHRRSAGALSERRLLWGENLLGLQDDDEDDEDDEEEDNILMLNDRDVSPIPRRRRRLTRSRSDEDRP encoded by the coding sequence ATGGCTGGTGTGAAACGAAGAATAGATACTGGTTCAGATATTCGTGCTCTTTACAAAGAACTGGATGCTGTTTCATGCCCTATCTGCATGGACCATCCACATAATGCAGTTCTCCTCCTTTGCAGCTCGCATGACAAGGGTTGCAGATCTTACATTTGTGATACGAGTTACAGGCATTCAAATTGCCTGGACCGTTTTAAAAAGTTGAGGGAAAATAATACAAAGAGTCCAACTTTAGTCAGTTCTTTACCTACAAACCATCATGGCTCTCATAATAATTCTGATATGGCATCGGGAACAGATTTGAATGAAGCTAATGAAAGTCCTAACTTGATTGAAAGCAATGCTGTAATATCTGCCAATTCACCTGGACAGCCACAGGAACATGTTATTCAAGATCTAAATATGCCACTTCTGCCAGAAGAACTTTTGGGATTGGCTGATTCCGAGTCAGTTCAGGAAAGGGTTGAGCATAGTGAGTTGGATGTGGAGAATTCCTCAGAGTCAAACTTGAGCTTGAAATGTCCTTTGTGTCGAGGAGACATCCTTGGCTGGGAGGTTGTGGAAGATTGCAGAAAGTATCTTAATCTGAAGAAGCGAAGTTGTTCTCGTGAAGGATGCTCCTTTTCTGGTAACTACCAGGAGTTGCGTCGGCATGCTAGGAGAGTTCATCCCACTACTCGACCCTCAGACGTTGACCCATCTAGAGAGCGAGCCTGGAGACACCTTGAGCACCAGAGAGAATTTGGTGATGTAGTTAGTGCCATTCATTCAGCCATGCCAGGAGCTGTTGTGGTTGGGGATTATGTTATTGAAAATGGAGATAGGCTAGGGGGTGGAGGGGAAAGTGGTACTGGTGAAGCTAATGGCCCTTGGTGGACTACCATGTTTTTGTTTCAGATGATTGGTTCAGTTGATCGTGCTGGGGAACCGAGGGCAAGGGCAAGGGCTTGGACTAGACATCGGCGGTCAGCGGGAGCTTTATCCGAACGCCGGTTACTTTGGGGTGAGAATCTGTTGGGTCTtcaggatgatgatgaagatgatgaggatgatgaggaggaggacAATATTCTCATGCTGAATGACAGAGATGTATCTCCAATTCCCAGAAGGCGCCGGCGTTTGACAAGATCTAGGTCAGATGAAGATCGACCATGA
- the LOC133735754 gene encoding uncharacterized protein LOC133735754 isoform X1 codes for MYTFNIHASTVLCDMKNKLFSAIALPIDWYLCPCPNKFHSKLNSLCKMAGVKRRIDTGSDIRALYKELDAVSCPICMDHPHNAVLLLCSSHDKGCRSYICDTSYRHSNCLDRFKKLRENNTKSPTLVSSLPTNHHGSHNNSDMASGTDLNEANESPNLIESNAVISANSPGQPQEHVIQDLNMPLLPEELLGLADSESVQERVEHSELDVENSSESNLSLKCPLCRGDILGWEVVEDCRKYLNLKKRSCSREGCSFSGNYQELRRHARRVHPTTRPSDVDPSRERAWRHLEHQREFGDVVSAIHSAMPGAVVVGDYVIENGDRLGGGGESGTGEANGPWWTTMFLFQMIGSVDRAGEPRARARAWTRHRRSAGALSERRLLWGENLLGLQDDDEDDEDDEEEDNILMLNDRDVSPIPRRRRRLTRSRSDEDRP; via the coding sequence ATGTATACATTCAATATACATGCTTCCACTGTTTTATGTGATATGAAAAATAAGTTGTTTTCTGCAATCGCCCTCCCTATTGATTGGTACTTGTGTCCTTGTCCTAATAAATTCCACagtaaattaaacagtttatgCAAGATGGCTGGTGTGAAACGAAGAATAGATACTGGTTCAGATATTCGTGCTCTTTACAAAGAACTGGATGCTGTTTCATGCCCTATCTGCATGGACCATCCACATAATGCAGTTCTCCTCCTTTGCAGCTCGCATGACAAGGGTTGCAGATCTTACATTTGTGATACGAGTTACAGGCATTCAAATTGCCTGGACCGTTTTAAAAAGTTGAGGGAAAATAATACAAAGAGTCCAACTTTAGTCAGTTCTTTACCTACAAACCATCATGGCTCTCATAATAATTCTGATATGGCATCGGGAACAGATTTGAATGAAGCTAATGAAAGTCCTAACTTGATTGAAAGCAATGCTGTAATATCTGCCAATTCACCTGGACAGCCACAGGAACATGTTATTCAAGATCTAAATATGCCACTTCTGCCAGAAGAACTTTTGGGATTGGCTGATTCCGAGTCAGTTCAGGAAAGGGTTGAGCATAGTGAGTTGGATGTGGAGAATTCCTCAGAGTCAAACTTGAGCTTGAAATGTCCTTTGTGTCGAGGAGACATCCTTGGCTGGGAGGTTGTGGAAGATTGCAGAAAGTATCTTAATCTGAAGAAGCGAAGTTGTTCTCGTGAAGGATGCTCCTTTTCTGGTAACTACCAGGAGTTGCGTCGGCATGCTAGGAGAGTTCATCCCACTACTCGACCCTCAGACGTTGACCCATCTAGAGAGCGAGCCTGGAGACACCTTGAGCACCAGAGAGAATTTGGTGATGTAGTTAGTGCCATTCATTCAGCCATGCCAGGAGCTGTTGTGGTTGGGGATTATGTTATTGAAAATGGAGATAGGCTAGGGGGTGGAGGGGAAAGTGGTACTGGTGAAGCTAATGGCCCTTGGTGGACTACCATGTTTTTGTTTCAGATGATTGGTTCAGTTGATCGTGCTGGGGAACCGAGGGCAAGGGCAAGGGCTTGGACTAGACATCGGCGGTCAGCGGGAGCTTTATCCGAACGCCGGTTACTTTGGGGTGAGAATCTGTTGGGTCTtcaggatgatgatgaagatgatgaggatgatgaggaggaggacAATATTCTCATGCTGAATGACAGAGATGTATCTCCAATTCCCAGAAGGCGCCGGCGTTTGACAAGATCTAGGTCAGATGAAGATCGACCATGA